A genomic stretch from Natronomonas gomsonensis includes:
- a CDS encoding lipoate--protein ligase family protein — protein sequence MRVVRGRREDVNADREVEAALSAGVEATGEPALRVWTPHRQVAFGRRDAASDGYDCARQAARQRDYAVVEREVGGRAVAYTGSVVAFSYVVPNREGEGIGDRYDDTTNRLKRALRSLGATVRDDEPDGAFCPGDHSLQGAGKIAGIAQRVRRETTTVGGCIVVRATDESAIADVLTPVYDALDVPFDPESVGSVETAGGPGDPGAVVDAIESAFVDERRVERVAAEDVLRDV from the coding sequence ATGCGCGTCGTTCGAGGCCGAAGGGAAGACGTGAACGCCGACCGGGAGGTCGAAGCCGCGCTCTCGGCCGGCGTCGAGGCGACCGGCGAACCGGCGCTCCGTGTGTGGACGCCCCATCGACAGGTCGCCTTCGGACGCCGCGACGCCGCCAGCGACGGCTACGATTGCGCTCGGCAGGCTGCCCGACAGCGAGACTACGCGGTCGTCGAACGCGAGGTCGGCGGCCGTGCGGTCGCCTACACCGGTTCGGTCGTCGCGTTCTCCTACGTCGTCCCGAATCGAGAGGGCGAGGGGATCGGAGACCGATACGACGACACGACCAACCGGCTGAAACGCGCCCTTCGGTCGCTGGGGGCGACGGTCCGCGACGACGAACCCGACGGCGCGTTCTGTCCCGGCGACCACTCCCTGCAGGGAGCGGGGAAAATCGCCGGCATCGCCCAGCGCGTCCGCCGTGAAACCACGACCGTCGGCGGCTGTATCGTCGTCCGAGCGACCGACGAATCCGCCATCGCCGACGTACTCACTCCGGTGTACGACGCCCTCGACGTGCCGTTCGACCCCGAATCGGTTGGCAGCGTCGAAACAGCGGGCGGCCCCGGCGACCCCGGCGCGGTCGTCGACGCCATCGAGTCGGCGTTCGTCGACGAGCGACGCGTCGAGCGCGTCGCGGCGGAGGACGTACTCCGTGACGTTTAG
- a CDS encoding LysE family translocator — protein sequence MFEAATLAVYLTAAVALILTPGPDTAYVLARGAGEGRRAGVLSALGVSTGILVHTAAAAFGLAALFSAVPEARTVVVTLGAVYLAYLGVQSLRDADGDTRETTAGKPFLQGLTVNVLNPQVALFFLAFLPGFAPEANPAAGMLVLGALYAVITASYLGCVGALSGQFGGDSPWLQRISGVVLLGIAGWLVL from the coding sequence GTGTTCGAGGCCGCCACGCTCGCGGTGTATCTGACCGCCGCCGTCGCCCTGATTCTGACGCCGGGGCCGGACACGGCGTACGTCCTCGCACGCGGCGCCGGCGAGGGGCGACGCGCTGGCGTTCTCTCGGCACTTGGCGTCTCGACGGGGATTCTCGTCCACACCGCCGCGGCGGCGTTCGGCCTCGCCGCGCTGTTTTCCGCCGTCCCCGAGGCCCGAACGGTCGTCGTCACGCTCGGGGCGGTCTATCTCGCCTACCTCGGCGTGCAGTCGCTTCGCGACGCCGACGGCGACACACGGGAAACGACGGCCGGAAAGCCCTTCCTGCAGGGCCTGACAGTCAACGTGTTGAACCCACAGGTCGCGCTGTTCTTCCTCGCCTTTCTGCCGGGGTTTGCACCCGAAGCGAACCCCGCCGCCGGAATGCTAGTGCTCGGCGCGCTGTACGCCGTCATCACCGCTTCCTACCTCGGTTGTGTCGGCGCACTCTCGGGACAATTCGGCGGCGACAGCCCGTGGCTCCAGCGCATCTCGGGTGTCGTCCTGCTCGGAATCGCCGGCTGGCTCGTTTTGTAG
- a CDS encoding molybdopterin-dependent oxidoreductase — protein sequence MTRPSWLTEPHPRVVDGSLLVGVGFVLVTGVVSLYSGRPSRAWVFLTHGLGGLVLAALVVLKLRRVRKRVTGGAWTAVTAISVLLVTVTVAALASGVAWVFGASLDLGPWGLLNLHIGLGLAVAALLVAHLRFRFRLPERSDFEGRRTALRYTALVVAGAATYRLQGAVNAALETAGSQRRFTGSREEGSDDGNGFPVTSWVADSPAPLDRETWSLSVDGVVFDPLELDYDDLARDERRALLDCTSGWYSEHDWQGVAVGDLLDAAGPEDDAEWVSFRSVTGYRWSLPIEEARDALLATHVDGEELSHGHGFPLRLVAPGRRGFQWVKWVEEVRVTRRRDNSERLAIFVSGFR from the coding sequence ATGACGCGGCCGTCGTGGCTGACCGAGCCCCACCCGCGGGTCGTAGACGGCTCGCTGCTCGTCGGGGTGGGATTCGTCCTCGTTACGGGCGTCGTGAGTCTCTATTCGGGACGCCCCAGTCGAGCGTGGGTGTTCCTCACCCACGGCCTCGGTGGTCTCGTACTCGCCGCTCTCGTGGTACTGAAACTTCGGCGGGTTCGCAAGCGAGTCACCGGCGGCGCCTGGACCGCGGTCACCGCCATCTCCGTGCTGCTTGTGACCGTCACCGTCGCTGCCCTCGCAAGCGGCGTCGCGTGGGTGTTCGGCGCCTCCTTGGACCTCGGCCCGTGGGGTCTGCTCAACCTCCATATCGGCCTCGGATTGGCAGTCGCGGCCCTGCTCGTCGCACATCTCCGGTTCCGGTTCCGCCTCCCCGAGCGCTCGGACTTCGAGGGCCGCCGGACCGCGCTGCGCTACACCGCCCTCGTCGTCGCCGGCGCGGCCACCTACCGGCTGCAGGGTGCGGTCAACGCCGCACTCGAAACGGCCGGCAGCCAGCGGCGATTCACCGGTTCCCGCGAGGAGGGAAGCGACGACGGCAACGGCTTTCCAGTCACGAGTTGGGTCGCCGACAGCCCCGCCCCACTCGACCGCGAGACGTGGTCGCTTTCCGTCGATGGGGTGGTTTTCGACCCCCTCGAACTCGACTACGACGACCTCGCTCGCGACGAACGGCGGGCACTCCTCGACTGTACCAGCGGCTGGTACTCCGAACACGACTGGCAGGGCGTCGCCGTCGGCGACCTGCTCGACGCCGCCGGTCCCGAAGACGACGCCGAGTGGGTGTCGTTCCGCTCGGTGACCGGCTATCGCTGGAGTCTCCCCATCGAGGAGGCTCGCGATGCGCTGTTGGCGACCCACGTCGACGGCGAAGAACTCAGCCACGGTCACGGCTTTCCCCTCCGCCTCGTCGCTCCCGGCAGACGCGGCTTTCAGTGGGTGAAGTGGGTCGAGGAAGTTCGAGTCACGCGCCGCCGCGACAACAGCGAGCGGCTGGCGATTTTCGTCAGCGGCTTTCGGTAG
- a CDS encoding alpha/beta hydrolase, producing MADEPNPQLQPILDMVNQTPPLEEVGVEGARQQFDSVADFTPSYEVYDEYDTTVAGATEELDARVYQPGEGERPVLVYFHGGGFVVGGLDTHDNVCQKIAEESGWTVVSVDYRLAPEHPFPAALEDAYAATEYVDENPEAFGGDGTLAVGGDSAGANLSAGVSLMARDAELEVTSDVVGPDITHQVLFYPVCGSPFEEYDSREENAEGYFLERETMEWFQDQYVQSPVHSRNEYLAPLLAEDLSGLPPATVVTAGFDPLRDEGNRYAEALEDAGNEVFHAQYDDMIHGFVSFLGFVDAAEDAIRAASSGLEAER from the coding sequence ATGGCAGACGAGCCAAATCCACAGCTACAGCCCATCCTCGATATGGTCAACCAGACGCCGCCCCTCGAAGAGGTCGGCGTGGAGGGTGCCCGACAGCAGTTCGACTCCGTGGCGGATTTCACGCCCTCGTATGAGGTGTACGACGAATACGACACCACCGTCGCCGGCGCGACCGAAGAGCTAGACGCCCGCGTCTACCAGCCCGGCGAGGGCGAGCGACCGGTGCTCGTGTACTTCCACGGCGGCGGCTTCGTCGTCGGCGGACTCGACACCCACGACAACGTCTGTCAGAAAATCGCCGAGGAGAGCGGCTGGACGGTCGTCTCCGTCGACTACCGACTGGCGCCGGAACACCCCTTCCCCGCGGCGCTGGAGGACGCCTACGCCGCCACCGAGTACGTAGACGAAAACCCCGAGGCGTTCGGTGGCGACGGCACGCTCGCGGTCGGCGGCGACAGCGCCGGTGCGAACCTCTCGGCGGGCGTCTCGCTCATGGCCCGTGACGCCGAACTCGAAGTGACGTCCGACGTTGTGGGACCGGACATCACCCATCAGGTGCTGTTCTACCCCGTCTGTGGGTCGCCGTTCGAGGAGTACGACAGTCGCGAGGAGAACGCCGAGGGGTACTTCCTCGAACGCGAGACGATGGAGTGGTTCCAAGACCAGTACGTCCAGTCACCGGTCCACTCCCGAAACGAGTACCTCGCCCCGCTTCTCGCCGAGGACCTCTCGGGACTGCCGCCGGCGACGGTCGTCACTGCAGGCTTCGACCCCCTTCGGGACGAGGGCAACCGCTACGCCGAGGCGCTGGAGGACGCCGGCAACGAGGTGTTCCACGCCCAGTACGACGACATGATTCACGGCTTCGTTAGTTTCCTTGGCTTCGTCGATGCCGCTGAGGACGCGATTCGCGCCGCATCGAGCGGTCTTGAGGCCGAACGCTGA
- a CDS encoding CBS domain-containing protein — MLVSLTVEDVMSAPVETVSPEATGAAAARALRDADIGSLVVCEDGRPVGIITESDMVALLAENADAESLTVRELIPGELITIEKDAEIEAAATLLADHDIHRLPVCEAGELVGIVTTTDLSYYLPHLSRRTSNWTERIKRPHSTSPSTAYDAPDWTFERVGEGALSVGDAVRFRKGLSEADVRGFAEATGDTNRIHLDDDFAEQTRFGGRIAHGILTAGLISAALARLPGLTIYLSQDLRFLGPVEVGETITAVCEVVEDLGKEKFELTTTVYDGDGEVVVDGKAIVLVTELPREAETQTAQLQ; from the coding sequence ATGCTCGTTTCACTGACCGTCGAGGACGTGATGTCGGCACCCGTCGAAACCGTTTCACCCGAGGCGACGGGGGCGGCGGCCGCGAGGGCGTTACGGGACGCCGACATCGGATCGCTGGTCGTGTGTGAGGACGGACGGCCGGTGGGTATCATCACCGAATCAGACATGGTCGCGCTCCTCGCCGAGAACGCCGACGCGGAGTCGCTGACGGTACGGGAACTAATACCCGGCGAATTGATCACCATCGAGAAGGACGCCGAAATCGAGGCGGCGGCGACGCTGCTAGCGGACCACGACATCCACCGGCTTCCCGTCTGTGAGGCGGGGGAGCTCGTCGGTATCGTCACCACGACGGACCTCTCGTATTACCTGCCGCACCTTTCCCGGAGAACCTCGAACTGGACCGAGCGTATCAAGCGGCCCCACTCGACATCGCCGTCGACGGCCTACGACGCCCCCGACTGGACCTTCGAGCGGGTCGGAGAGGGGGCGTTGTCGGTCGGTGACGCCGTCCGCTTCCGGAAGGGACTCTCCGAGGCGGACGTCCGGGGATTCGCCGAGGCGACGGGCGATACGAACCGGATACACCTCGACGACGACTTCGCCGAGCAGACACGATTCGGCGGGCGCATCGCCCACGGTATCCTCACGGCGGGGCTCATCAGCGCGGCACTGGCACGGCTGCCGGGGCTGACCATCTACCTCTCACAGGACCTCCGATTCCTCGGGCCCGTCGAAGTCGGCGAAACGATTACCGCCGTCTGTGAGGTGGTCGAAGACCTCGGGAAAGAGAAGTTCGAACTCACGACGACCGTCTACGACGGCGACGGAGAGGTCGTCGTTGACGGCAAGGCCATCGTGTTGGTCACGGAACTCCCACGGGAAGCGGAGACACAGACCGCTCAGCTACAGTAG
- a CDS encoding signal recognition particle protein Srp54 produces MVLDDLGSSLRGTLDKLQGKTTLSEDDVEEIVKEIQRSLLSADVDVSLVMDLSDSIRERALQEEPPAGTTAKDHVLKIVYEEMVELVGESTELPLEEQTIMLAGLQGSGKTTSAAKMAWWFSKKGLRPAVIQTDTFRPGAYDQAKQMCERAEVDFYGDPDNDDPVDIARKGLEETKDADVRIVDTAGRHALEDDLIEELEQIESVVDPDRNLLVLDAAIGQGAKDQAERFHDSVGIDGVMITKLDGTAKGGGALAAVDQTDSSIAFLGTGEEVGDIERFEPSGFISRLLGMGDLKQLSERVERAMQETQEEEDWDPEDLMKGEFTLKDMRNQMNAMNKMGPLDQVMDMIPGLGGGIKDQLPDDAMDMTQDRLRDFEVIMDSMTENELENPRSIGQSQIERIAHGSGKDEETIRELLEQHKMMSRMMKQFQGMGDGDMQRMMKQMQGGGGGGGGGGLGGMGPFGD; encoded by the coding sequence ATGGTACTCGACGACTTGGGCAGTTCCCTCCGGGGAACGCTCGACAAGTTACAGGGGAAGACGACCCTGAGCGAGGACGACGTCGAGGAGATCGTCAAGGAGATTCAACGCTCCCTGCTCTCCGCGGACGTCGACGTCTCGCTCGTGATGGACCTCTCGGATTCCATCCGGGAGCGCGCACTGCAGGAGGAACCGCCGGCCGGCACCACCGCGAAAGACCACGTCCTCAAAATCGTCTACGAGGAGATGGTCGAACTCGTCGGCGAGTCGACGGAGCTCCCGCTGGAGGAACAGACCATCATGCTCGCCGGCCTCCAGGGGTCGGGGAAGACCACCAGCGCCGCGAAGATGGCGTGGTGGTTCTCGAAGAAGGGCCTCCGCCCGGCGGTCATCCAGACCGACACGTTCCGGCCCGGCGCCTACGACCAGGCCAAACAGATGTGCGAACGCGCCGAGGTCGACTTCTACGGCGACCCGGACAACGACGACCCCGTCGATATCGCTCGGAAGGGCCTCGAAGAGACGAAAGACGCCGACGTGCGCATCGTCGACACGGCCGGTCGCCACGCCCTCGAAGACGACCTCATCGAGGAGTTAGAGCAAATCGAGTCGGTCGTCGACCCCGACCGGAACCTCCTCGTCCTCGACGCCGCCATCGGTCAGGGCGCAAAAGACCAGGCCGAACGGTTCCACGATTCGGTCGGCATCGACGGCGTGATGATAACGAAACTCGACGGGACGGCAAAAGGTGGCGGTGCCCTCGCCGCCGTCGACCAGACCGATTCCTCCATCGCCTTCCTCGGGACCGGCGAGGAAGTCGGCGACATCGAGCGGTTCGAACCCTCCGGGTTCATCTCCCGATTGCTGGGGATGGGCGACCTCAAACAGCTCTCCGAGCGGGTCGAACGCGCGATGCAGGAGACCCAAGAGGAGGAAGATTGGGACCCCGAGGACCTGATGAAAGGGGAGTTCACCCTGAAGGACATGCGGAACCAGATGAACGCGATGAACAAGATGGGCCCGCTCGACCAGGTGATGGACATGATTCCTGGCTTGGGCGGCGGCATCAAGGACCAACTCCCCGACGACGCGATGGACATGACCCAGGACCGCCTCCGGGACTTTGAGGTCATCATGGACTCGATGACCGAAAACGAACTGGAGAACCCCCGCTCCATCGGCCAGAGCCAAATCGAGCGCATCGCCCACGGCTCCGGGAAGGACGAGGAGACCATCCGTGAACTGCTCGAACAGCACAAGATGATGTCCCGGATGATGAAGCAGTTCCAGGGGATGGGCGACGGCGACATGCAGCGGATGATGAAACAGATGCAGGGCGGCGGTGGCGGCGGTGGCGGCGGCGGTCTCGGCGGAATGGGGCCGTTCGGCGACTAA
- a CDS encoding nucleoside recognition protein: MAPSVGSILVGDVLPRVLTIAVAIAGGVTFANLLVAFGVIDYIATLSRPLTGPANLPDEVGGAIITTAASTTAGYGMLAEYRDSGLLDDRATLVAVTINTFFGFVQHIFTFYAPVLIPILGLRVGLLYVGARAGVALAITLTGVALGALLLSAKNVDPEAMAGGEGDGEAPPDARADGGESDDSENGPPETTRGKLREAGRSGIEKTWDILPRLVVVYTLVVLLTTYYDLEALTGGAADPLATLTGLPSAAVPVIVVYAFDTTSGAVTIAPLIEDGVFTARTAVATMLLGGIVSFTVSTFKRSVPFQFGIWGTEFGTKVVVVNTTLKVVWIAVALALLLAV, translated from the coding sequence ATGGCCCCCTCCGTCGGTTCGATACTCGTCGGCGACGTGTTGCCGCGAGTGCTCACCATCGCCGTCGCCATCGCGGGCGGGGTCACCTTCGCGAACCTGCTCGTCGCCTTCGGCGTCATCGATTACATCGCGACGCTGTCGCGGCCGCTGACCGGTCCCGCGAACCTCCCCGACGAGGTCGGTGGCGCCATCATCACCACGGCCGCGTCGACGACGGCGGGCTACGGCATGCTCGCGGAGTACCGCGATTCCGGCTTGCTCGACGACCGTGCGACGCTCGTCGCCGTCACCATCAACACGTTCTTCGGCTTCGTCCAGCACATCTTCACCTTCTATGCACCCGTCCTGATTCCGATTCTCGGACTCCGCGTCGGCCTGCTGTACGTCGGCGCCCGCGCTGGCGTCGCACTCGCGATTACGCTCACCGGTGTCGCGTTGGGCGCGCTGTTGCTCTCGGCGAAGAATGTCGACCCCGAGGCGATGGCGGGTGGCGAGGGCGACGGGGAAGCCCCTCCCGACGCGCGAGCAGACGGCGGCGAGAGCGACGACTCCGAGAACGGACCGCCCGAGACGACCCGCGGAAAACTCCGCGAGGCCGGCCGCTCCGGCATCGAGAAGACGTGGGACATCCTCCCCCGACTCGTCGTCGTCTACACCCTCGTCGTCCTGCTGACGACGTACTACGACCTCGAAGCGCTGACCGGTGGCGCCGCCGACCCGCTGGCGACGCTGACCGGCCTGCCCTCTGCGGCCGTCCCCGTCATCGTCGTCTACGCCTTCGACACCACCAGCGGTGCCGTCACTATCGCCCCGCTCATCGAGGACGGCGTCTTCACCGCCCGAACCGCCGTCGCCACGATGCTGCTCGGCGGTATCGTCTCCTTTACCGTCTCGACGTTCAAGCGGTCGGTTCCGTTCCAGTTCGGCATCTGGGGGACGGAGTTTGGCACGAAAGTCGTCGTCGTGAACACGACGCTGAAGGTGGTGTGGATTGCTGTCGCGTTGGCACTGCTGTTGGCGGTTTGA
- a CDS encoding THUMP domain-containing class I SAM-dependent RNA methyltransferase: MELLATTNGGLETIAADELDDLVGADADRHHRGVVAFSGNQDDVYDLHYRSRTCHRIMEVLVDAPVAELEDVYDRTREADIATHLPFADFGVVGTRHGSHDFTSVDVAERVGQAVIDDYRESTGDRLPVDLDDPTVRLEAYLYDDRFTLAIDLSGESLHKRPYRVCEHDAPLRSTFAYSMLRIAGYEADDRLIDPMAGSTTIPIEAALAATDRVPYPGFEPALDALPRYDGETFEERRAAHEPVDADPNIEAREIRARWRRCGRVNRDAAGVECVDIIEADAREATLDADCVVTNLPFGIRVSEDLRELYSAFADRLREGSVDRCVALTTKPELVPLEPVEQYDVPYGRLEATIAVYEP; encoded by the coding sequence GTGGAACTCCTCGCGACGACCAACGGCGGGCTCGAGACGATTGCTGCGGACGAACTCGACGACCTCGTCGGCGCCGATGCCGACAGACACCACCGTGGCGTCGTCGCGTTCAGTGGAAACCAAGACGACGTTTATGACCTCCACTACCGCTCGCGGACCTGCCACCGCATCATGGAGGTACTCGTCGACGCGCCGGTTGCGGAACTCGAAGATGTCTACGACCGCACGCGGGAGGCCGACATCGCCACCCACCTGCCCTTTGCCGACTTCGGCGTCGTCGGCACCCGACACGGCAGCCACGACTTTACCAGCGTCGACGTGGCCGAGCGGGTCGGACAGGCCGTCATCGACGACTACCGCGAGTCGACCGGTGACCGTCTCCCCGTGGATTTGGACGACCCGACCGTGCGACTGGAGGCGTATCTCTACGACGACCGGTTCACGCTGGCAATCGATTTGAGCGGTGAGTCGCTGCACAAACGTCCCTATCGGGTCTGTGAACACGACGCGCCGCTTCGCTCGACGTTCGCCTACTCGATGCTCCGTATCGCTGGCTACGAGGCCGACGACCGACTCATTGACCCGATGGCGGGGTCGACGACGATTCCAATCGAGGCGGCGCTGGCGGCGACCGACCGGGTTCCCTATCCCGGGTTCGAACCGGCGCTCGACGCACTGCCGCGCTACGACGGTGAGACCTTCGAAGAGCGGCGGGCCGCCCACGAACCAGTCGATGCCGACCCCAATATCGAGGCCCGGGAAATACGGGCGCGGTGGCGGCGCTGTGGGCGCGTCAACCGCGACGCGGCGGGCGTCGAGTGCGTCGACATCATCGAAGCCGACGCCCGGGAAGCGACGCTCGATGCCGACTGCGTCGTCACGAACCTCCCGTTCGGCATCCGGGTCAGCGAGGACCTCCGGGAGCTGTATTCGGCGTTCGCCGACCGCCTCCGTGAGGGCTCTGTCGACCGCTGTGTCGCGCTGACGACGAAACCCGAACTGGTGCCGCTGGAGCCAGTCGAACAATACGACGTTCCCTACGGTCGCCTTGAGGCCACTATCGCCGTCTACGAACCCTGA
- a CDS encoding RNA-binding domain-containing protein codes for MIYSIDVQITAPVNDTEVTDRVADAIHNLFPEAEIESHPGELLATCHSLDHLSERLHEQAILDTARGQFFAGQEGDTFSFELKKQAAFRGAVNFAVGEGSELGEIHVRVRVKEPDVESFIDHVAPPTEDGRPVDATESR; via the coding sequence ATGATATACAGCATCGACGTTCAGATTACGGCGCCAGTCAACGACACGGAAGTGACCGACCGGGTGGCAGATGCGATTCACAACCTCTTCCCGGAGGCCGAAATCGAGTCCCACCCCGGCGAACTGCTGGCGACGTGTCACTCGCTGGACCACCTCTCGGAGCGCCTCCACGAGCAGGCCATCCTCGACACCGCCCGCGGGCAGTTCTTCGCCGGACAGGAGGGCGACACCTTCAGTTTCGAGTTGAAGAAGCAGGCCGCCTTCCGCGGGGCGGTCAACTTCGCCGTCGGCGAGGGGAGCGAACTCGGCGAGATTCACGTCCGCGTTCGCGTGAAAGAGCCAGACGTGGAGTCGTTCATCGACCACGTCGCGCCGCCGACGGAAGACGGCCGGCCGGTCGACGCTACCGAAAGCCGCTGA
- a CDS encoding S9 family peptidase, translated as MEPIQAADYRDIVQVSDPQLSPDGETVAFVHEDPADDESYDRNVYTVPADGSADAEPFTTGGSDTEPRFSPSGDRLAFVRSDDETADVYVVPTDGGEARQVTDVVGDVSSIAWRPDGEALTFTQRATEAERRASQDLAADDGYERETPDPRVIDRMVYRADQQYFDGTRSHVYTVDLDSEAVERHTDGDFDFVAPTFGDEATLYYGVKRGEEPDDSIEYDIDALDLETLARETVTTTTAWELDIEATADGTLAYPYTEPDRPTIRQREIEVFDREAGETVRPTAGIDRMAGAFAFDGDALLFSTPDEGHRKVRRGPLVDTDSEDIGVVVAQGDVTAFDARDGSVVVTKSEWSHRGDVFLTEEGEERRLTNVNSDYFETHHVAEPEGIRFESDDGVEIQGWVLHPPEFDEDETYPLAVEIHGGPHAMWSTAGTMFHEFQTLAARGYVVFWSNPRGSTGYGESFMAAIERDWGAVTSTDVLAGVDEVCERDYVDDSQQFLTGGSFGGYMTGWLIGHTDRFAGAVSQRGVYELNSFYGSTDAFHLVEWDFDATPWEDPEFLWEHSPAAHVESVETPTLVVHADDDYRVPVNNGELFYLFLRKQGVDTRLVRYPREGHELSRSGEPGHVVDRLERIARWFDGYSEYHDAPPALERGDDGLSGSEDGDGA; from the coding sequence ATGGAGCCGATTCAGGCCGCCGACTATCGCGACATCGTTCAGGTGTCGGACCCCCAGCTGTCGCCCGACGGCGAGACGGTCGCTTTCGTCCACGAGGACCCGGCAGACGACGAGAGCTACGACCGGAACGTCTACACCGTCCCGGCGGACGGCAGCGCCGACGCCGAACCGTTCACGACCGGCGGCAGCGACACCGAACCGCGCTTTTCGCCGTCCGGCGACCGACTGGCGTTCGTCCGGAGTGATGACGAGACCGCCGACGTGTACGTCGTCCCGACCGACGGCGGCGAGGCCCGACAGGTGACTGACGTGGTCGGCGACGTGTCCTCGATAGCGTGGCGACCGGACGGCGAGGCGCTGACGTTCACCCAACGGGCCACCGAAGCCGAACGCCGGGCGAGTCAGGACCTCGCGGCCGACGACGGTTACGAGCGGGAGACGCCGGACCCACGCGTCATCGACCGGATGGTGTACCGCGCCGACCAGCAGTACTTCGACGGAACGCGGAGCCACGTCTACACCGTCGACCTCGATTCGGAGGCGGTCGAACGCCACACCGACGGCGACTTCGACTTCGTCGCGCCAACGTTCGGCGACGAGGCGACGCTGTACTACGGCGTCAAACGTGGCGAAGAACCCGACGACTCAATCGAGTACGACATCGATGCCCTCGACCTCGAGACGCTGGCCCGCGAGACGGTGACGACGACGACCGCCTGGGAGTTGGACATCGAGGCGACCGCCGACGGGACACTCGCCTACCCCTACACCGAACCCGACCGGCCGACCATCCGACAACGGGAAATCGAGGTGTTCGACCGCGAGGCAGGCGAGACCGTCCGACCGACTGCCGGCATCGACCGTATGGCCGGCGCTTTCGCTTTCGACGGCGACGCGCTACTGTTCTCGACGCCCGACGAGGGCCACCGGAAGGTACGGCGTGGGCCGCTCGTCGACACCGACAGCGAGGATATCGGGGTCGTCGTCGCCCAAGGCGACGTGACGGCCTTCGACGCCCGCGACGGCAGCGTCGTCGTGACGAAAAGCGAGTGGAGCCACCGCGGCGACGTGTTCCTGACCGAGGAAGGAGAGGAACGCCGACTCACGAACGTCAATTCGGACTACTTCGAGACTCACCACGTCGCCGAACCAGAGGGAATCCGCTTCGAGAGCGACGACGGCGTCGAGATACAGGGGTGGGTGCTCCACCCACCGGAGTTCGACGAGGACGAGACCTACCCCCTCGCGGTCGAGATTCACGGCGGCCCCCACGCGATGTGGTCGACGGCCGGAACGATGTTCCACGAGTTCCAGACGCTGGCGGCCCGCGGCTACGTCGTCTTCTGGTCGAATCCGCGCGGGTCGACCGGCTACGGCGAGTCGTTCATGGCTGCCATCGAACGCGACTGGGGCGCGGTGACGAGCACTGACGTGCTCGCGGGCGTCGACGAAGTGTGCGAACGCGACTACGTCGACGACTCCCAGCAGTTCCTCACCGGCGGCTCCTTCGGCGGCTACATGACCGGCTGGCTAATCGGCCACACCGACCGCTTCGCCGGCGCCGTTTCCCAGCGCGGCGTCTACGAACTCAACTCCTTCTACGGGTCGACCGACGCCTTCCACCTCGTCGAGTGGGATTTCGACGCGACGCCGTGGGAGGACCCCGAGTTCCTCTGGGAACACTCGCCGGCGGCCCACGTCGAATCGGTCGAGACGCCGACGCTCGTCGTCCACGCCGACGACGACTACCGCGTCCCCGTCAACAACGGCGAACTGTTCTACCTGTTCCTCCGCAAGCAGGGCGTCGACACCCGACTCGTCCGCTATCCACGTGAGGGCCACGAACTGTCTCGGTCCGGCGAACCCGGCCACGTCGTCGACCGTCTGGAGCGCATCGCCCGCTGGTTCGACGGTTACTCCGAGTACCACGACGCCCCGCCGGCGCTCGAACGCGGCGACGACGGCCTCTCGGGGAGCGAAGACGGCGACGGAGCGTAA
- a CDS encoding Hsp20/alpha crystallin family protein — protein sequence MAFPTTPSGSWTSDLGLPSRLFGTDGSEDGFELYEQEDAFVLSVEMPGFDPEDIDLRWDDGRLYVAAEHTDDDRGRRKRYYRSFRLPKRVVDDDIEAEYTNGVLEVTIPIAEGTAPGEAIPIES from the coding sequence ATGGCATTCCCGACCACACCGTCAGGTTCGTGGACGAGTGACCTCGGTCTCCCGTCTCGCCTGTTCGGAACGGACGGGAGTGAGGATGGCTTCGAACTGTACGAACAGGAGGACGCCTTCGTCCTCAGCGTCGAGATGCCCGGGTTCGACCCCGAGGACATCGACCTCCGCTGGGACGACGGCCGACTCTACGTCGCCGCCGAACACACCGACGACGACCGCGGCCGGCGGAAGCGGTACTATCGGTCGTTCCGCCTGCCCAAGCGAGTCGTCGACGACGACATCGAAGCCGAGTACACCAACGGCGTCCTCGAAGTGACCATCCCCATCGCCGAGGGCACCGCCCCCGGCGAGGCCATCCCAATCGAGAGCTGA